A DNA window from Anopheles stephensi strain Indian unplaced genomic scaffold, UCI_ANSTEP_V1.0 ucontig46, whole genome shotgun sequence contains the following coding sequences:
- the LOC118517076 gene encoding uncharacterized protein LOC118517076: protein MVLLFSIYFNLLLSYATGLVPFRYNFRRRRFESCTPCVPVAIVLLLLFAAAQYKLGRLPERMKIPKVGMQDIIHAVENLVLNGNCVLIAVQQLRFLETYRRLLTDLLANARTFARAGRVGRTQQAELLAQLVLLPCAVYTLHTSIYLTLVEWAEINIVHAVLFMVSLIPNMAHVNNFYALLFVQRLTLGEINDKLANLWTICIRPGDATQLPPPVVEVLPAARRLQLHLVEYQQCAGTVQTILRQYSLTVALYLLILFQELISKFFYQFTHFYTLSLGNDSPFELEAMGTAMILVYGFDTAQLIANCYAISEQSERIKSSVHRLSLIPGQDKYFHETIKTFLLSLNHSILKINIAGLFTMDFELLTGVSRTTRDLVAWIL, encoded by the exons atggtgctgctgttttccATCTACTTCAACCTGCTGCTCAGCTACGCCACCGGTCTCGTACCGTTCCGTTACAACTTCCGCCGAAGACGCTTCGAGTCCTGCACACCGTGCGTGCCCGTTGCAatcgtgctgctgctcctgttcGCCGCCGCACAGTACAAGCTCGGTCGGCTGCCCGAGCGCATGAAGATCCCCAAGGTGGGCATGCAGGACATCATACATGCGGTGGAAAACTTGGTCCTGAACGGCAACTGTGTGCTGATCGCCGTGCAACAATTGCGATTTCTCGAAACCTATCGTCGGCTTCTTACCGACCTGCTGGCCAACGCACGTACCTTCGCCCGTGCCGGCCGGGTCGGGCGCACCCAGCAAGCGGAACTTCTTGCCCAACTCGTACTGCTTCCGTGTGCCGTCTACACGCTGCACACGTCCATCTACCTCACGCTGGTCGAATGGGCGGAAATCAACATTGTCCATGCAGTACTCTTTATGGTCAGCCTCATTCCCAACATGGCACACGTGAACAACTTTTACGCCCTGCTGTTTGTACAGCGATTGACGCTCGGGGAAATCAACGACAAACTCGCCAACCTGTGGACCATCTGCATACGGCCCGGAGATGCGACCCAGCTACCGCCACCTGTGGTCGAAGTGCTTCCGGCAGCCCGTCGCCTCCAGCTCCATCTCGTCGAGTATCAACAGTGTGCCGGCACCGTGCAGACGATCCTGCGCCAGTACTCCCTGACGGTGGCACTGTATTTGTTAATTCTGTTCCAAGAGCTCATATCGAAG TTCTTCTATCAATTTACACACTTTTACACACTCTCGCTCGGGAATGATAGCCCGTTCGAGCTGGAGGCCATGGGAACTGCAATGATTCTCGTGTACGGGTTCGATACGGCACAGTTGATTGCGAACTGCTACGCAATATCTGAACAG AGCGAAAGGATCAAATCGTCCGTGCATCGGCTCTCGTTGATTCCCGGGCAGGATAAATATTTTCACGAGACGATTAAGACGTTCCTGCTGTCGCTGAACCATTCGATCCTGAAAATCAACATAGCTGGATTGTTTACAATGGATTTCGAGCTGCTTACCGGGGTAAGCAGAACGACGCGTGATCTGGTGGCATGGATTCTGtaa